From a single Paludibacter jiangxiensis genomic region:
- a CDS encoding GntR family transcriptional regulator — protein sequence MEFDNNKPIYLQIADFVCEKILRNEWSAGGRIPSVRELGADLQVNPNTVMRTYDYLQGEDIIFNKRGIGYFVAEDAMQNIIKLNRTEFFSHQLPMIFSTMKALGITFEEIKSQYEAFLQK from the coding sequence ATGGAATTCGATAACAATAAACCAATATACCTGCAAATTGCTGATTTTGTATGCGAAAAAATTCTTCGCAACGAATGGAGCGCAGGTGGCCGCATCCCTTCGGTAAGGGAATTAGGAGCCGACTTGCAGGTAAATCCGAATACCGTCATGCGAACTTACGATTATTTGCAGGGAGAAGATATTATCTTCAACAAAAGAGGTATCGGATATTTTGTAGCAGAAGACGCTATGCAGAATATTATAAAGCTTAACCGCACAGAGTTCTTCAGCCATCAGTTGCCAATGATTTTCAGCACAATGAAAGCATTGGGAATTACTTTTGAAGAGATTAAATCTCAATATGAAGCGTTTTTACAAAAATAA